A stretch of the Desulfobacter sp. genome encodes the following:
- a CDS encoding aminomethyl transferase family protein, which produces MNAQLKTTPLNKWHRDQGANMADFGGYDMPLWYETGVKNEHLAVLNSAGIFDTSHMACISVEAGKDQMDAFTLINDCFTRDITNLVSGRCVYGAFLDEQGHCIDDAIVYKFCDYQFMICVNAGMGGQIADHLEANKKDAAVVITDLSGKVAKMDIQGFNSARILSGLIQSPESVFTKMPYFSFKGHFNKTGSGADQVKLLDGTPVLLSRSGYTGEFGFEIFLDPNAIVDLWTGILKAGEKLGISACGLGARDSLRAGACLPLSHQDIGHWKFMNHPWDFALPYSEDKKSFTKEFLGADALSSAPSDRFVFPFVGESLKKVAAGEDTLVLEAGQTESIGQVLTCATDMGIGWNEGVIVSVASPNLPENIKIKGISCGFVMVSKRLSPGSKLTLKQGKRSILVTIVTDIRPDRTARKKLDNFI; this is translated from the coding sequence ATGAATGCCCAATTAAAAACCACACCTTTAAACAAATGGCATCGAGACCAGGGCGCCAATATGGCCGATTTTGGGGGATACGATATGCCCCTCTGGTACGAAACCGGAGTGAAAAATGAACATCTGGCTGTATTAAATTCTGCCGGCATCTTTGACACCAGCCACATGGCCTGCATCAGTGTTGAGGCGGGCAAAGACCAGATGGATGCATTTACCCTGATCAACGATTGTTTTACAAGAGACATTACCAACCTGGTTAGCGGAAGATGCGTCTATGGTGCGTTCTTAGATGAACAAGGACATTGCATTGATGATGCCATTGTCTACAAATTTTGCGATTATCAGTTCATGATCTGTGTTAACGCCGGTATGGGCGGACAGATTGCCGACCACCTGGAAGCCAATAAAAAGGATGCGGCAGTTGTCATAACCGATCTGTCAGGCAAAGTGGCCAAAATGGATATCCAGGGATTCAATTCCGCCAGGATTTTATCCGGTCTGATCCAGTCTCCTGAATCCGTATTCACTAAAATGCCCTATTTTTCATTTAAAGGTCATTTTAACAAAACAGGGTCCGGAGCGGATCAGGTCAAACTTTTAGACGGCACACCGGTATTGCTGTCACGATCAGGATATACCGGAGAATTCGGGTTTGAAATTTTTTTGGATCCCAATGCCATTGTTGATCTTTGGACCGGCATTTTAAAGGCCGGGGAAAAATTGGGTATCTCAGCCTGCGGCCTGGGCGCCAGGGATTCTCTTCGGGCAGGAGCCTGTCTTCCCCTCTCCCACCAGGATATCGGGCATTGGAAATTTATGAATCATCCCTGGGATTTTGCCCTGCCTTACTCTGAGGATAAAAAGTCCTTTACCAAAGAGTTTCTCGGGGCTGATGCCCTGTCTTCAGCCCCCAGTGATCGCTTTGTTTTTCCTTTTGTGGGAGAGAGTTTGAAAAAAGTGGCTGCCGGAGAAGATACTCTTGTATTAGAGGCTGGACAAACGGAGAGTATTGGACAGGTTCTCACCTGTGCCACTGACATGGGCATCGGCTGGAACGAAGGTGTCATTGTCAGTGTTGCTTCTCCCAACCTTCCTGAAAATATAAAAATAAAAGGGATCAGCTGCGGGTTTGTCATGGTCTCCAAAAGACTTAGCCCGGGAAGCAAGCTGACACTTAAACAGGGTAAAAGGTCTATTCTGGTGACCATTGTGACCGACATCAGACCGGACAGGACCGCAAGAAAAAAACTGGATAATTTTATTTAG
- the gcvPA gene encoding aminomethyl-transferring glycine dehydrogenase subunit GcvPA, with the protein MAMRYLPHTQEDIQAMLAKTGRESLEDLFETIPDSLKVKGPLDIPEAMSEWELNTYMEALASDNIACKDYKCFIGAGSYDHFIPSIIPYLVSRSEFATAYTPYQPEVSQGTLQGIYEFQTMITELLGMDISTASHYDCGTALAECALIALKKDRKANKIAVSSLVHPSHRQIIETYINPTGYEMVVIPHTSEGLTDLAALEAMDGIAGVAVQSPNFFGNIEDLAGVRKIADQKKILFMTSFTEALAYGLLKNPGAFGADLVAGEGQSLGIAKTFGGPGLGLLAGNKKMMRSLPGRLVGKTLDANGKDGFVLTLATREQHIRREKASSNICSNNGLNAMTACMYLATVGKIGIRKIAQQNHDKAVYLKNSLTKVGFESVFDGPFFNEFVLKTPEGFDAKRTELVQKNCTFAGLDLEPFYPELKGHYLFCATEKASKQDIDNLVKEVA; encoded by the coding sequence ATAGCCATGCGTTATCTGCCACATACCCAGGAAGATATCCAAGCCATGCTGGCCAAGACAGGCCGGGAGAGTTTGGAAGATTTATTTGAAACCATTCCGGATTCACTGAAGGTCAAAGGACCTCTGGATATTCCCGAGGCCATGAGTGAGTGGGAATTAAACACATATATGGAAGCCCTGGCATCTGACAATATTGCCTGCAAAGATTATAAATGTTTTATTGGTGCCGGCAGCTATGACCATTTTATTCCTTCTATCATCCCTTACCTGGTCTCCCGGTCAGAATTTGCAACAGCTTATACCCCCTACCAGCCGGAAGTCAGCCAGGGAACCCTCCAGGGAATTTACGAATTCCAGACCATGATCACCGAACTTTTGGGCATGGATATTTCCACGGCTTCCCACTATGACTGCGGTACTGCCCTGGCCGAATGTGCCCTGATTGCTTTGAAAAAAGACAGAAAAGCAAATAAAATTGCGGTGTCTTCCCTGGTCCATCCCAGCCACCGGCAGATCATTGAGACCTATATCAATCCCACAGGATATGAAATGGTGGTCATTCCCCATACCAGCGAAGGCCTGACAGATCTTGCCGCCCTGGAAGCCATGGACGGCATTGCCGGGGTTGCGGTCCAGTCGCCCAACTTTTTTGGAAATATCGAAGACCTGGCAGGGGTTAGAAAAATTGCGGACCAGAAAAAAATATTGTTTATGACCTCTTTTACCGAAGCCCTGGCCTATGGTCTTCTTAAAAATCCCGGTGCATTTGGTGCGGACCTTGTGGCCGGGGAAGGGCAAAGCCTTGGTATTGCCAAAACATTTGGCGGCCCTGGATTAGGCCTTTTGGCCGGGAATAAAAAAATGATGAGAAGCTTGCCGGGCAGGCTTGTGGGAAAAACCCTTGACGCCAATGGCAAGGATGGGTTTGTTTTAACCCTTGCCACCCGTGAACAGCATATCCGACGGGAAAAAGCATCTTCCAATATCTGCTCCAATAACGGGCTTAACGCCATGACGGCCTGTATGTACCTGGCCACTGTGGGTAAAATAGGTATCCGCAAGATCGCCCAGCAAAACCACGACAAAGCGGTTTATTTAAAGAACAGCCTGACCAAGGTTGGTTTTGAATCTGTTTTTGACGGACCGTTTTTCAATGAATTTGTTCTAAAAACCCCGGAAGGATTTGATGCAAAAAGAACGGAACTGGTTCAAAAAAATTGCACCTTTGCCGGGCTTGACCTTGAACCCTTCTATCCTGAACTCAAAGGGCATTATCTTTTTTGTGCCACAGAAAAAGCATCCAAGCAGGATATTGATAATCTGGTAAAGGAGGTGGCATAA
- a CDS encoding Lrp/AsnC family transcriptional regulator has translation MTLDQANINLAGAPEKGRTSFKESAGDIGIPEKTVGARVERFRKENFLNIYGPQYPAGMPGHQILIICIQLWKINPGEKGEKRNRLQDGITVSAATGRYELIVRGLFKKGFASLILSTRNIWTSHGLSSVGTFAVYTSYDF, from the coding sequence ATGACACTTGATCAAGCCAATATCAACTTAGCCGGAGCACCTGAAAAAGGACGAACCTCCTTTAAAGAAAGCGCTGGCGATATTGGTATCCCTGAAAAAACGGTTGGGGCCAGGGTCGAGCGGTTCAGGAAAGAAAATTTCCTGAATATATACGGTCCGCAATACCCAGCCGGCATGCCCGGCCATCAGATTCTAATCATTTGCATTCAGCTGTGGAAAATAAACCCAGGGGAAAAAGGCGAGAAGCGCAATAGGCTTCAGGACGGTATCACCGTAAGTGCGGCAACCGGGAGGTACGAACTCATTGTACGGGGTCTTTTCAAAAAAGGGTTCGCCAGCCTGATCTTGTCTACCAGAAATATCTGGACAAGTCATGGCCTAAGTTCGGTGGGAACATTTGCGGTGTATACATCGTATGATTTTTAA
- the lpdA gene encoding dihydrolipoyl dehydrogenase, with translation MTVKILIIGGGPGGYVAALKAADLGGQVVLIEKENLGGTCLNWGCIPSKIMKNSAELFEKCLKAGSMGICIEGKICADMAGLMDRKNKILDSQRKGIASLLESRGIRVEKGCARIKSKGIVEVMSEDGTSQSIEYDKLIIAVGTKPLNVPDFPFDHQKILSSNDILTLGQIPESLTIVGGGVIGCEFAFIFSALGAKVTVVEAMSRLLPLPSVDKEISKLLLREMKKHKIKVFCDTVVTSADATRDQVNISIAKSPFTDNANARDPKTNLIESQLMAVCIGRTPLSKDLEVENIGLETDKQGWIPVNDAMETNVDDVYAIGDILGPSRVMLAHVASHEGIVAAQTAMGQEGQMAYNAVPGAIFTTPEIGTVGLSEEEAKSKGMDVETASSNFRVLGKAQAIDEIAGLAKMVVEKNTGKVLGVHLIGAHATDLIAEATLAIDKGLTAQEIAHTIHAHPTLAEIMGEVASKASGFTIHG, from the coding sequence ATGACGGTTAAAATACTCATTATTGGCGGTGGACCCGGGGGCTATGTGGCCGCTTTAAAGGCAGCGGATTTAGGGGGTCAGGTTGTCTTGATAGAAAAAGAGAATTTGGGAGGGACCTGTCTGAACTGGGGCTGTATTCCATCAAAAATCATGAAAAATTCTGCGGAATTGTTTGAAAAATGTTTAAAGGCGGGTTCCATGGGAATTTGTATTGAAGGAAAGATCTGTGCAGACATGGCAGGCCTGATGGACAGGAAAAATAAAATTTTAGATTCCCAGAGAAAAGGAATCGCCTCCCTTCTAGAGTCCCGGGGAATCCGGGTGGAAAAAGGATGCGCCCGAATCAAATCCAAAGGAATTGTTGAGGTGATGTCAGAGGATGGGACATCCCAATCCATTGAATATGATAAACTCATCATTGCCGTGGGAACCAAACCTCTCAACGTACCTGATTTTCCCTTTGATCATCAAAAGATTTTATCCTCAAATGATATCTTAACCCTCGGCCAAATCCCCGAGTCCCTGACCATTGTGGGAGGCGGAGTGATCGGATGTGAGTTTGCCTTTATTTTTTCAGCCCTTGGGGCAAAGGTAACCGTGGTTGAGGCAATGTCCAGGCTTTTGCCGCTTCCGTCCGTGGACAAAGAAATCTCCAAGCTTTTGCTCCGGGAAATGAAAAAACACAAAATTAAAGTGTTTTGCGACACTGTGGTCACCTCGGCTGATGCCACCCGGGACCAGGTAAACATTTCCATTGCCAAAAGCCCATTTACGGATAATGCAAACGCCAGGGATCCAAAAACCAATTTGATCGAGTCTCAACTCATGGCGGTCTGCATTGGCCGAACCCCTTTATCCAAAGACCTGGAAGTTGAAAATATCGGCCTGGAAACGGATAAACAAGGATGGATTCCGGTGAATGATGCAATGGAGACCAATGTTGACGACGTCTATGCCATTGGCGATATCCTGGGGCCCTCACGGGTGATGCTGGCCCATGTGGCGTCCCACGAAGGCATTGTTGCAGCCCAAACCGCAATGGGACAAGAAGGGCAAATGGCTTACAACGCTGTACCGGGTGCTATTTTTACAACGCCTGAAATCGGGACCGTCGGCCTGAGCGAAGAGGAGGCCAAATCCAAGGGCATGGATGTTGAAACGGCCAGCTCCAATTTCAGGGTTCTGGGCAAGGCCCAGGCCATTGATGAGATTGCAGGCCTGGCCAAGATGGTGGTGGAAAAAAACACAGGGAAGGTGCTGGGGGTTCATCTCATTGGGGCCCATGCCACAGATCTCATTGCAGAGGCCACCCTGGCCATTGACAAGGGATTAACAGCCCAAGAGATTGCCCATACCATCCATGCACATCCGACCCTGGCGGAAATCATGGGTGAAGTGGCCTCAAAAGCATCCGGGTTTACAATTCATGGATAA
- the gcvH gene encoding glycine cleavage system protein GcvH, with the protein MKELNELNLPEDLKYTEDHEWAKVEGDVVTIGINDYAQDQLGEIVFVELPESGDTFSQGDEFGSVESVKAVSEMYIPISGEVVEINEELEDAPEFVNNDCYEKGWIVKVKAKDLSEMDGLMDKAAYLDMLKG; encoded by the coding sequence ATGAAAGAACTGAATGAACTCAATTTACCCGAAGACCTAAAATACACCGAGGACCATGAGTGGGCCAAAGTTGAAGGAGATGTTGTCACCATCGGTATCAATGATTATGCCCAGGATCAGTTGGGAGAAATCGTCTTTGTTGAATTACCCGAATCAGGGGATACCTTTTCACAGGGGGATGAATTCGGCAGTGTTGAGTCTGTAAAGGCAGTTTCTGAAATGTATATTCCCATTTCCGGCGAAGTTGTTGAAATCAATGAAGAACTGGAAGATGCGCCTGAGTTTGTCAATAATGATTGTTATGAAAAGGGCTGGATCGTTAAGGTCAAAGCAAAGGATCTGTCTGAGATGGACGGTTTAATGGACAAAGCAGCTTACCTTGACATGCTGAAAGGATAA
- a CDS encoding HAMP domain-containing histidine kinase, giving the protein MKKIWFVCLLLMIAGIGAAHYVTPGHLILYHDTYRRLAYFPIVIGAILYGVKGGLAMAVLSCLSFVPHLFMFWFQGTQVYYSELSEILFYLAADLFIGMVSSRENKLRIRYQALSEQLASSYQRLHDQAGRLVQAEKELGQENKLSMLGHVSASLAHEIKNPLAAIKGAVEILADEVNLNHPKHEFIEIMRSEVSRLNNSVDEVLAYCRGQQKTREDKMVVLSQVVDRVSQVVGPKVSEKAIDLSWDRTMAEEVRIPENALTQVLINLLLNAADAVDKKGKIWVSHRLESKRLCIDIDDNGPGLDTTAHKTVFQPFVTFKAEGTGLGLSITQRILERLGGTIQVTRSEFGSACFSINLPVKKGPV; this is encoded by the coding sequence ATGAAAAAAATTTGGTTTGTCTGTCTTCTGCTGATGATCGCAGGAATCGGGGCGGCCCACTATGTCACCCCCGGCCACCTGATTCTCTACCATGATACATACCGCAGGCTGGCCTATTTCCCCATTGTCATCGGAGCCATTCTGTACGGTGTCAAAGGAGGGCTGGCCATGGCAGTGCTTTCCTGTCTCTCGTTTGTGCCCCATTTATTCATGTTTTGGTTCCAGGGAACCCAGGTCTACTATTCAGAATTATCGGAAATATTATTTTATTTGGCCGCTGACCTGTTTATCGGCATGGTTTCCAGCCGGGAAAACAAGTTGCGGATCAGGTACCAGGCCTTGTCTGAACAATTGGCATCTTCTTACCAGAGGCTCCATGACCAGGCTGGACGTCTGGTCCAGGCAGAAAAAGAATTGGGCCAGGAAAACAAGCTGTCCATGCTGGGCCATGTATCTGCATCCCTGGCCCACGAGATAAAAAACCCTTTGGCCGCCATTAAAGGGGCTGTAGAAATTCTGGCAGATGAAGTAAATTTGAATCATCCCAAGCACGAGTTTATTGAAATCATGCGGTCGGAGGTATCCCGGTTGAACAATTCCGTTGACGAGGTATTGGCCTATTGCCGGGGACAGCAGAAAACCCGTGAAGACAAAATGGTTGTCCTGTCACAGGTCGTGGATAGAGTCAGCCAGGTGGTGGGGCCCAAGGTCAGTGAAAAAGCCATTGACCTGTCCTGGGACAGGACCATGGCAGAGGAGGTCCGGATACCGGAAAACGCATTGACCCAGGTGCTGATTAATCTGCTGCTCAATGCGGCAGATGCTGTGGATAAAAAAGGGAAAATATGGGTTTCCCATAGACTGGAATCCAAACGCCTCTGCATTGATATTGATGACAATGGTCCCGGACTGGATACAACTGCCCACAAAACGGTGTTCCAGCCTTTTGTGACCTTTAAGGCAGAAGGGACCGGACTGGGCCTGTCCATTACCCAAA
- a CDS encoding SLC13 family permease: MFGLTTPMILVTLILIVALILLVTEKIAVDKIAIGIMVSLVLTGILKPAEAVAGFANPAVITVGAMFLLSYGLIRTGAVGIVTKLTLRFSKGNKTKAFILILLTVALASAFINNTPVVVLFIPIVMGLSCECDFSPSKMLIPLSYVSILAGTCTLIGTSTNIIVSDLSTRFGFQPIAMFELARAGIPIALVGLVYLFFVSPKILPGRTAPVCELDDSKSTRYIAEVIIPDNSPLVGEQQIVETAENSLGLTVIEIFRNNNIFDPNRTKLSIRQNDILLVKGSAEGIISALKKNILALAHGEEDLAFGPAGKDDLIIELVIPPLSGLLREKLESTELRHDPEMRIIALRTRRHHYSYRKINTVKLKIGDTILVRCPRKKLPQLRRSNDFIVIEDIHHAMTDTEKAGTGALIFAGVVLSATLGLAAIMTCAITGVFLMTLTHCLRLKDAYRSLESDILLLIIATIALGSAMQKTFVTQLYADAFLSLFEGTGPGVVLFGIILLSSICTHILSNNATAVLLLPIAVSTADSLGVDPKPFIIGICFGASACFATPIGYQTNLLVYGPGRYRFSDFLKLGLPLNFIVISLSSLLIPFFWPF, translated from the coding sequence ATGTTCGGATTAACCACACCCATGATATTGGTAACCCTGATTTTGATTGTTGCTCTTATCCTCTTGGTTACCGAAAAAATTGCGGTGGATAAAATTGCCATCGGCATCATGGTCTCCCTTGTTCTGACCGGTATTTTGAAACCGGCAGAGGCGGTTGCCGGTTTTGCCAATCCAGCGGTTATCACGGTTGGCGCCATGTTTCTGCTCAGCTACGGTCTTATCCGGACAGGGGCCGTGGGCATTGTGACCAAACTGACCCTGCGATTTTCAAAAGGGAATAAAACCAAAGCCTTTATTTTGATCCTTCTGACCGTTGCCCTGGCTTCGGCATTTATTAACAACACCCCTGTGGTCGTGCTGTTCATCCCCATTGTTATGGGGTTGAGCTGTGAATGCGATTTTTCCCCGTCCAAGATGCTGATCCCCCTGTCCTATGTTTCAATTCTGGCCGGTACCTGCACCTTGATCGGGACATCCACCAACATTATTGTTTCAGATCTTTCCACCCGCTTTGGATTCCAACCCATTGCCATGTTCGAGCTTGCCCGGGCCGGAATTCCAATTGCCCTGGTCGGCCTTGTCTATCTTTTTTTTGTCTCTCCTAAAATTCTGCCCGGGCGCACGGCTCCGGTCTGTGAGCTGGACGATTCCAAATCCACCCGGTATATTGCTGAGGTGATCATTCCGGATAACAGTCCCCTGGTCGGTGAACAACAGATTGTGGAGACGGCTGAGAATAGTCTGGGACTTACCGTGATTGAAATTTTTCGGAACAACAATATTTTTGACCCCAACCGGACAAAGCTCTCCATTCGTCAGAACGACATTCTTCTGGTCAAGGGGTCGGCCGAGGGCATCATATCGGCATTGAAGAAAAATATCCTGGCCCTGGCCCATGGAGAAGAGGATCTGGCATTTGGCCCGGCCGGCAAGGACGATCTTATCATTGAGCTGGTCATCCCGCCCCTGTCAGGACTTTTAAGGGAAAAACTGGAATCCACTGAATTGAGACATGACCCGGAAATGAGGATTATCGCCCTCAGGACCCGCCGGCATCACTATTCCTATCGAAAAATCAACACCGTAAAACTGAAAATCGGGGACACCATCCTGGTCCGATGTCCCAGAAAAAAACTGCCCCAGCTGCGCCGCTCAAATGATTTTATCGTGATCGAGGATATTCACCATGCCATGACCGATACTGAAAAGGCAGGGACAGGCGCCCTGATTTTTGCAGGTGTGGTGCTGTCTGCCACCCTGGGCCTGGCCGCCATCATGACCTGCGCCATTACCGGTGTTTTTTTGATGACCCTGACCCATTGCCTGAGACTCAAAGATGCCTATCGTTCTCTTGAGTCTGATATCCTGCTTTTGATTATCGCCACCATTGCCCTGGGTTCGGCCATGCAGAAAACCTTTGTTACCCAATTGTATGCCGATGCATTCCTCAGCCTGTTTGAGGGCACAGGCCCGGGGGTGGTCCTGTTCGGCATAATCCTTTTATCCAGTATTTGCACCCATATCCTGAGCAACAATGCCACGGCAGTTCTCCTGCTGCCCATTGCCGTGTCCACGGCAGACAGCCTCGGTGTTGATCCCAAACCCTTTATCATTGGGATCTGTTTTGGTGCCAGTGCCTGCTTTGCCACGCCCATCGGATACCAGACCAACCTTTTGGTCTATGGTCCGGGACGGTATCGGTTTTCAGATTTTTTAAAGCTGGGGCTTCCCCTTAATTTTATCGTGATCAGTTTATCCAGCCTGCTGATTCCATTTTTCTGGCCCTTTTAA